The genomic stretch AAGCCTGGACTTAAAATTGAAGAGGCAAATCAGATTCTTAAAAAGGTAGAAGCAATTGTGACCAAGGAAGAGGACTTAAAGTCCTATATGATAAGCTACGGAGGTGGAGGCTTAAGCTTAAACGGCAGCAACGTAGGTACTTTGACAGGATATTTAAAGTCTGACAGAAAACTTTCTACCCAACAAGTGGTTAATAAGTGGAAAAAAGAAATGAACCAGCTTCCTGACTGCAACATAACCGTAAAGTCCGCTTCCATGATGGATATGGGCGGGTCAGGCAGCAACGATTTTGAAGTGATCCTGCAAAGCGCCCAGTTAGATAAGCTGAAAGAAACCTCAGACCAGATGGTGACAGAGCTTTCCGGCCATTCCGGATTGATCAAGGTCCATTCCGATCTGGAAAATGCAGCGCCTGTCATTAAGATCCATGTAGATCCCATAAAGGCGGCGGCAGAAGGTGTGGCTCCGGCCAGTGTAGGCGGAATATTGAGCAATATGCTCAGCGGTAAAGAAGCCACCACACTCGACGTGGCAGGAGAAGAACTTTCCGTAAGGGTGGAATATCCAAAGGATTCCTATGACACCCTTGACAAAGTTCAGGGAATTCTAATTCCCAATGCGTTCGGAGGCACGGCCGCACTGACCGATATTGCTGATATTGATTATGAAGACAGCCCTTCTGCTATTAACAGAAAGAATAAACAGTATATTGCTACTATTACCGGTTCCTTTACTGAGGCTGTCAAGTCAGAAAAAGATAAAGAGGCGTTGAAAAAGTCCATTGACCAGGAAATTGTAAATCCATACCTGGATTCCACGGTTACAAGGGCAAAAAACAGCGAGGATGAGGCCATGGTTGAAGAGTTCACCAATCTGGCCATGGCGATTGTAACGGCTATTTTCCTGCTTTTTGTGGTAATGGCAGCACAATTTGAGTCGCCTAAATTATCCCTGATGGTTATGACGGCCATTCCGTTCAGCTTGATCGGTGCGTTTGGACTCATGGTAGCGGTAGGAATCAAGATAAACCTGCCCTCCCTGTTAGGCTTTTTGATGCTGGTAGGTACGGTAGTAAAATCCGGTATTCTCTATGTGGAGACTGTAGGCCAGTACCGCCTGACCATGGAAAAACGGGAGGCTGTGATAAAGGCAGGTGTCAACAGATTCCGTTCTATCTCCATGACAACCCTGATTGCCATTGTTTCTATAATACCTCTGGCGTTGGGAATCGGTGATGATGGAGAAATCATGCAGGGTCTGTCACTGGTTAACGTAGGCGGTCTTACCGCTTCTACGGTTTTGACCCTTCTGTTGCTGCCGGTATATTATTCCATTATGACCGGAAAGTCAGATAAGATCGCAGAACCGGAGGATTAAACTGCAGTCTGTTAAACCTCATCAAGCAGTGAAGCAGATTGCGATTAACCGATTGATTTTTCAGTGGAAAAAAGTGGTTATTAAATAATAAAAAAGGTGTGATAGAATTAATTCCAAATAAGGAGGATTTAGGATGAGAAAATGGAAACAGATCAGTGCTTTCTGCCTTGCGGCAGCACTTACTGTCTCCGGACCGGCGGCCACAGTTTGGGCCGGAAGCCCGGAGTTTGCAAGAACCCCAGAGGAGTGGGCAAAGCTCCGTGACAATGTGATGGAATACGATGAACTGGCAGGCCTGATCCGTGAATATAATGTAACGGTTCAGAAAAACCAGCTGGATATTAATGATAAGAAAAAGGATGACAGGATTACCAGTGATCAGAATGCCCAGTATTACCGGGATGCGGCAAACGATTACAGGAACATGATTACCGGAGATGATCCGGTGTCTGATGCAAGCGGTGCGGCCAGCGCCAACCGTGCGGAAGTCATGGCAGATAACAATGTAGAGGATTTGCAGGTATATCAGCTTACCTATGAGCAGGAGGAGGCCAATCTGGTAGCAACGGCCCAGTCTTCCATGATCACCTATTTTCAGCAGAGATATGAGCTGGAAACTGCAAAGAGCAGCCTGGAGTTTTTAGAGGCTGCGTACCAGTCCGCACTGGTAAAGCAAAGTGCAGGAATGGCAACCCAGACCGATGTACTGGGTGCCTTAGAGAGTGTTCAGAGCACCCAGGCCTCCATTGATAAGCTGACATCTTCCGTAGAGGAGACCAGACAGAAGCTTTGTGTTATGCTGGGCTGGAAATACAACGACACACCGGATATTTTGGAAATTCCAGCTGTGAATATGGAACGCATTGCAGCCATGAACCCGGATACAGATAAGGAATCTGCCCTGGGCAACAGCTATACCTTAAAAATCAATAAGAGGAAGCTGGAAAATGCCGTAGGGGATATTACAAAGCAGACCTTGAACCGGACGATTTCAAACAATGAGCAGAATATTGGTTCCGATCTGACAAAGCGCTACCGGGCGGTTCTTCAGGCAAAGGCAGCGTATGACCAGGCTGGAGCTGAGCTTGCTCTGGAAAGCAAAAATATGGATACTGCCCAGAGGAAATATGACCTGGGAGCTTTAAGCAAACTGGATTATCTAAAGCAGAAAAATGCATATGACACGAAGAATCTCGCTATAAAGACAGCAGAGCTTGCCCTGTTCCAGGCGGTTCAAAATTATGATAATGCGTTAAACGGACTGGCTTCGGCAGGAGGTTTATAAGATATGAGAAAGAAAGGCTATTTATCTGCCTGTATGGCAGTGACGCTCGCCCTTACCGCTGCCCTGCCGGTTTATGGGGCAGCAGGACCCGGCAGTACGGGAACGGCCATTCCTGATGGGATGACAGAGGAAACTTGGAACAGGCTTAACGATCAGACCATAGAATTTGATGAGCTTTCCAATTTAGTGAGGTATTTTAATCCTGATGTTCAGAACATAGCCGATTCGGCTGGTAATGAGTTAAGCAACCAGCAGTATGTCTATGACGAAATGAGACAGTATATCCGGGATCTCAATGACGATGCCCAGGCGATGAAAGATTCAGGGGCCACAGGCAGCGATGAAGGGATGATGATATACTTGGCCTTAAAAGGCACGGCAAAGGGCCTGAGCAGTAATGCGGAGAAACTGAATAACGGACTCAAACGAATTGACTTGGGAGTCAAGAAAAATGTTGACCGCTATTCAAAGACCTTCTCATCTGCCGCAGATCAGATCATGATTGGCTATAATAGCGCCCTAGCCAATCGGGCCATGGTTCAAAAGGCACTGGATTTAAGTATATCAGGCTATGAAGCCCAGTCAATAAGCCTTAAACAGGGCTTGGCGACGGAAGCTGATGTGCTGGCAGCCAATAAAGGGGTCCTGGCAGCACAGGCCGCTCTTGACCAGCTTGACAACACCATCGACGGTTTGAAGCGATCTCTTTGCCTGATGACCGGCTATCCGGCGGATGGATCAGTTCAGATCGGTGAGATCCCCCAACTGGACCTTTCCGTTATCGGGGCCCTGGACTTAGCAGCGGATACAGCAAAGGCGATTGGTAATAATTACGACCTGATTGATAGCCGTCGCGGGGCGTCCAACAAGACTACTACCGGCATGAAAAACAAGGAAGCCAGTATCTCAGAGGGAGAGCAGAACCTCACGGTTACCATGCAGTCCTATTACCAGGAGATCCTTCAGTCTAAAGCCGCCTATGACGCCGCCTCCACCGCTTATGAAAAGGCGGTGCTGGAAAAGCAGAAGGCTGACCGTTCCTATCAGCTGGGCATGCTGAGTAAGATAAACTATTTGCAGGCCCAGATGGCATTTTCACAGGCAGAGGGAGAAAAGCAAACCGCTTATAACACCTTATATCAGGCCTATAGTACCTACCAGTGGGCAGTTAACGGGATTGTAACGGCTTCTGAACAATAGGCTCCGCTTTCTTGGAAAGCAGATCAACCAGCTTGAAACGGATATGGATCTTTGGAGCTTCCCGGCTGATTATCTGATAATCAGATTCATCTATGGAACTTTTTAATATTGCTTTGGAAGCTTCCGGTACAACCGCATACGAAGAATCTGTGAAACATAGCGGAGGATAAAGGACGCACCACCAGTTGCGTCCTTTTCCTTCGCCTATTTTTACCCGGACGGCCTCATAATTGCCGCAGGGAAATACCATGTCTCCATAGGTTTTGGTGGGAAAGTAACAATTGGTCAGTTCCATATGTGCGGGATAATTATATCCCAGTTTTTTCATGTAGTGTTCCGCTTTTCTTTCCAGGCTGTCTGTGTGAGTTAGAACAAAGTCTTTTGTTTCCTCAAGGGATGCATTTTCTCCAAGGTCCTCATATATTGAATTGAGCAGCATGGTGCGAACTTTTAATTTGAGGGTTTGGTCTTCTGTGCTGTCGCTGTTTGCTAATACGTGAAAACGCAGGATTTCCGGGGCGATCCGTGCAGCCAGCGCTTCATCCTTTTGCCTTCCGTCTGACACGGTAAGCAAAAATGCGATCAGAAGACAGGTAATACATAAAAATAAATCGTGTCTCTGTTTCATAGGGGTTCCTCCTTTTTTCTGGAATCTATTTGTAATTGTAACCATATGTGCTATAATATAAACACTGTAAAATTGAGAAATTAATGAGGAGAGTAAAATGGATAGAAAAACTGCGGTTATACTATTCGGCGGCCAGTCATCAGAGCATATTGTATCCTGTATGTCAGTGGTCAATGTTATTAACCATATTAATAGAGAGAAATACGATGTAGTTTTAATTGGGATCACAGAAGAAGGCCGTTGGATAAAAACGGATTCTGTAGAAGATATAGAAAAAGGCACATGGAAAGATGGTCCGGTTTCAGCCGTGATCTCTCCTGATGCAACCATGAGCGGTGTTATTCTGATGGACGGGGAAAAGACAGAGATCGTCAGGGTTGATGTGGTATTCCCAGTGCTCCATGGATTGTTCGGGGAGGATGGAACCGTTCAAGGGCTTTTGGAGCTGGCGGGAATTCCATATGTTGGCTGCGGGGTGCTGGCTTCTGCTATTTCCATGGATAAATTATATACAAAGATCGTAGCAGATGATCTGGGAATCACTCAGGCAGCCTATGTGCCGGTGATGCGCCATGATTTAAAGGACATAGAGGCGGTTGCAGGAAGGGTAGAGGAGAAGTTCTCTTACCCAGTGTTTGTAAAGCCCTCCAATGCAGGCTCTTCCAAGGGAGTAAGCCGTGCGGGTGACAGGAAAGAACTTATGGAGGCTTTGGCAGAAGCTGCAAATCATGACCGCAAGATTCTGGTAGAAGAGATGATTGTCGGACGGGAAATCGAATGCGCCGTATTCGGAGGCGGAAACGTACCGGCAGAAGCTTCCGGAGTAGGAGAGATCCTTGCGGCAGCGGAGTTCTATGATTTTGATGCGAAGTATAACAACTCTGATTCCAGAACGGTTGTAGACCCGGTTCTGCCAGAGGGAGCTACAGAGCGGGTAAGAGAAGCTGCTATGGCCATTTTCCGGGCAGTAGACGGCTATGGCCTGGCAAGAGTCGACTTTTTTGTGAAAAAGGATGGCAGTGTAGTATTCAATGAGATCAATACCATGCCCGGATTTACGGCGATCAGCATGTATCCCATGCTCTGGGAATCGACTGGAATGAATAAGGATCAATTGATTGACCGGCTGCTGGAGCATGCAATGGACCGTTACAGGATATAGGAGGAACGCCCTGCAGGCAGACATTTATGTAAAAAGCAGGGCGGGAAAGAGGAAAATTAATGGCAGACAGAAATTCACCTATAGGAGTATTTGATTCAGGTGTAGGCGGGCTGACAGTTGCACGGGAGATCATGCGGCAGATGCCGGATGAAAGAATCGTATATTTTGGAGATACTGCAAGGGTGCCTTATGGCAGTAAATCCTGCAGCACAGTGATTCGTTTTACCAGACAGATCATCCGCTTTCTCATGACCCAGGATGTGAAGGCTATCGTGATTGCCTGTAATACCGCCACTGCCTGCGCCCTTGAGGCGGTAGAAAAGGAAGTGGACATTCCTGTTGTAGGCGTGATCCATGCAGGAGCAAGAACCGCCATAGAGTCAACGAAAAACGGGAAGATCGGCATCATTGGAACAGAAGGGACCATACGAAGCGGAGTATATACCAGAGTGATGAAGGAAATGCGAGAAGATATTGAAGTGACCGGAAAACCATGCCCTCTCTTGGTTCCGCTGGTGGAGGAAGGGCTTTTACATGATTCTGTTACCGATGAAATCGCTTCCAGATACTTAAGTGAATTAAAAGGAAAATATATTGACACACTGGTACTGGGCTGTACCCATTATCCCCTTCTCCGTTCTACCGTGGGAAGGCTTATGGGACCAGAGGTGACTTTGGTAAACCCTGCATATGAAACTGCATTGGAATTAAAACAGATTCTGGACGAAAATGGCCTATTATGCGGACAGGACAGCAGTGATCTGGAAAAATACCGTTTCTATGTCAGTGACCTGGCAGAGAAGTTCACCAGCTTTGCCGCCTCCATCCTTCCGGGACAGGTAAAAGAGACAAAACAAATCAATATTGAGGAGTACTAAAGGAGTTTTATTATGACAAGAGATGTTCTCATCAGCATCAGCGGGATGCAGATTGCAGAAGACGACAGCAATTCAGTCGAGATGATCACAGCCGGCGATTATTTTTTAAAAAACGGCAAGCACTACATTCTGTATGACGAGATCCAGGAAGATACAGGGGGAGTGACTAAAAACACCATTAAGATCCATCAGTCCGGGCTGGATATCATCAAACGCGGAAGCTCCAGCGTTCATATGACATTTGAAAAGGATAAAAAAAATATGTCCTGCTATGCCACCCCCATTGGAGAACTGATGATCGGGATCAACACAAAGGATATTCAGATCCATGAGGAAGAGGACAGCTTAAAGGTGCGGGTGGCCTATTCCCTTGATATCAATTATCAGCATGTTTCGGAATGCAACATTGTGCTTGATATTCACTCCAAATCCACAGTAGATTTTCGTCTCTTAAATTAAAAAAGACATCTGCCAATTGGCAGTATGCCTTTTTCAGTCGTTCTAGTGAATGGATTCTTTAAGAAGCGGGATCGCTCCATATTTGCCTAAAAGATAGTCCTTGGAGAAGCTGGCGTCAGACCGGACCTTTATGTCTGCTAAGGTGTAGAGCCTGGATTCATGATATTCGTTCATATCCACAAAAGCCACTTCATCCCGTCGGAACTGCTGGTTATTTAAGATAGAAATATCGTAGGTCGTGAAAAGAATCTGTATGTTTAAATTTTTGTCCTTCTGAAAAGTATCAATAAAAAACTTTGTAACAGACGGATGGAATTCATTTGATATGTTATCAATGATCAGAACACCGCCCTCCTGGGACAGATGATAAACCTGAATGAATAATTGAAGGTATTTCATAGTGCCCAGGGAAACCTTTGTGTAGTCCATATATTGTATTTGGTATTCCCCGGTTTCCCGGGATTTCACCCGGTATCCAAGCTTGGGGATTCCCTTTTCAATAATAAGTTCTTCTGCCGGGATTCCCAGCTTTCTTAGCTGCCCTAAGGCATAATTAAGGGCCTCCGGATTTTCAAGGGCTTTGTATGCCCTTCCATCCATGATCAGATGGCCCGCAAGCTGGAATGGTTCAAGAAAATCACAATAATATGTGATCCGCTTCGAAAAAAAGGACTCAAAAGGCTCCATGAATGCCGTGATCTCGGGAATATCCAGGCATGTTAAAATAGAACAGAATAACCGGTCCTCGTGAGGACGGATTCCTGTCTTCTGTCGTAATACTTTTTCATACTGGCGTCCGATGGTGATTTCGTCGGCATTCCGTGTAAATACCACATGGTTATCCACGGCCAGGTTTTCCGTGAGAACTCTCTTATTCAGGACAGAGAAGCCATATTCATAGACCCGCTCTCCGCTGATAAAGGTAAGCTCCATTTCCGTTGGCTGGGTGTTGATTTTCTCATCCAGAAATGGAAGAATTCTATCCAAAGAGCTGATCTGTAAGAGCGACATAAAATGTTTTCTGGGAATGTCCTCCATTGAAAAAAGCTGCCAGAAGATAAAAGAGTGAAAGCTGGTAAAAGCGAGAAAAATATTGGTTTTTCCGCTGGAATTTGCTCCATATATAGCCAGAGTTTTAAGCAGTTTCTTGTTACCGGCCATTACCAGATGATTTGGATGTTCCTTGTAATTAACCGCTTTCATATCAATAAAAGTTTCATCCAGAAAGGAACGAAAGTTTTTAAAACGAAAAGAAATTATCATGGTATATTATCCTCCTTTCCGAAATTATACTGTAAAAATGTGGAAAAATAAACAAGATTACAAAAAAGTTGTTTACCATGTGATAATTTCGTCCAGAATCTGCTGCTGCTCCTGGCTGGAACGGGTGAGATAAATCCTGGTAGTCTCAATGCTTTCATGTCCCATTAAATCCGCCAAAAGAGAAATATCGTTAAAACAGGCCAAAAAGTTTTTGGCAAAACGGTGGCGGAAGGAATGAGGATAAACCGTGTCAGGATCTATTCCATAGCGCCTGGCCAGATGCTTCAGCTGAAAATTGATTCCCCGCGGGGTGATCAGACGTCCTTCTTTGTTTAAAAAGAGGAAACCGCTTCGTTTGCCCTGGCTGTGGCACCATTCCAGCGCCTCTTCACATAGGGAATCCGGAAAATAGATTCGGCGCACCTTTCCTCCTTTGGAATAAAGGTCCAGATAGCCCAGGTTTAAATGTTCCACCTTGATTTGGATCAATTCACTGACCCTGGCGCCTGTGGCTGCCAGAAAGCGGACAATAAAATACCAGAAATAATTCTTCTCTTCTTTTAACTTCTCTTTAAAAATCTCGTAATCTTCATTAGAAATAACGGTATCCAGGAACGTTTTTTGCTGGACTTTTACCGAAGGCAGATGGTAAGAGGCGACTAAAATATATTCCTCTCCATTGGTATCTGCCAGAAAACGGGAAAAGTGATTCATGGCATAGATCCGCTGGTTGATGGTTGCCGGCCGGTAGCGGGTGATCAGGTAGCTTTTATAAAGCTGAAGGCTTTCCGGTGTGATTTCCTTATACATACTGTAAAAAAGCCGGACACTGCCCGCATAGGCCGTAATGGTATTATTTGATAAATTCTTTTTCTTCAGAAATTTCTTAAAATCATTCAATAATTCTTCATTTAACATATTATCCTACCAATTCACAATTTGATTGACGATCTGCTTTTGTTCCGTACTGCTCCGGTGAAGATAGATCCTTGTAGTTTCAATGCTTTCATGTCCTAAAATATCCGAAAGCATGGAAATGTCCCCACAGCATTCAATGAAATTCTTGGCAAAGCGGTGACGGAAGGAATGGGGATAAACCACTTTGGGATCCAAATCATAGAGGACGGTAAATTTTTTCAGCTGGCCCCGGATTCCGGCAGGCGTGATCGGATCTCCGTAACGGTTTAAGAATACGTATCCGCTTACACGGTCAATCTGGCGCAGCCATTTTAAAGCATCGTCCCGGAGACTTTTGGGTATGTAGATTCTTCTTATTTTATTATCCTTAGAGTAAATATCCATATAACCGCGTTTTACATGCTCTACTTTAATCTGGACCAGCTCGCTGACCCGGACGCCTGTGGCTGCCATAAAACGTATGACAAAATAATACAGCATGTTTCCGGAACGTATCAGACATTTTTTTAAATACTCATAATCAGCCTGGCTGATAACATTTTCCAGAAATGTTTTCTGCTGAACCCGAATCATCAGCATTTTCGATGAGGACAGCTGCAAAGACTCCGTGTAACAATTAAGAGCCCTGATTCTTAAGTTGACTGTCTGAGGTTTGTAATGTTCCATTAGATAACATTTATAAAGCATGAGATTGTCATGGCTGATCACATGATATAACCCAAGAAATTGTTTTACTGCAAATAAATATACGTGAACGGTATTGGAGGACATGTTGTTGAACTCCAGGTAGTCACGAAAATCATCAAGGCTTTGCTCGACGACACTTTTGTTTTCAGCTTCTGAACTAGTTACGGCGTATTCTTTTACCATGTCTTTATTCTCCTTTTAGTTTGATGCAAAAACAGTTTAACATAAGTATATAGGTGTTTCGAAAAATAATCAAGAAAAATTCGAAAAAACTGTAATAAATATTGAATAAATGCGCTTAAATGGCCTGTTGCTTACGATAATTTCCAATATTAGAAGTATAATTACCTCGTAATGCAATTGGGAATTTCGAAAAATATTTCAAAAAGAAAAAAGGAGAGTGCATTAATTATGAGAAAGCAGACCAAATTAGTTGCTGTATTATCAACAGCAGCGCTGCTGGCTTTAGGTGCTTCTATGTCCTCTTTCGCAGCAACCGGCTGGCAGGAAGAGAATGGAACATGGGTGTACTATGACAAGAGCGGAGATTTAGAGACTGAGAAGTGGGAAAAATCAGGAGATAACTGGTTCTACTTAAACGAAGACGGCGAGATGGCTACCGATGTTGTTGTTGAATACAGTGACAACTACTATTATGTAGATGAGAACGGTGCTATGGTAACCAATCAGTGGGTTTCCGTAGAAAATGATGATTATGACGGCGGTGATGATGACGATGAAGAACCAATGAATCACTGGTACTACTTCGGATCTAACGGTAAAGCCTTTAAGAGCTCCAGTAATGGAAACAATGCTTCTTTCAAGACCGTCAACGGAAAGAAATACATTTTTGATGATGAAGGCAAAATGTTGTATGGCTGGATTGACGACAGCGGCGAAAGAGTAACTGGTGATGACAAGTGGCGTGACGGTATTTACTATTGCGGAGATGAGAATGATGGTGCTCAGAAAGTTGGCGAATGGGCGTATCTGGATATCGTGGATAATAGCTACGACAGCGCTGTAGATCCTGGTGTATCCAGCGACAACTTGTTTGATGATGAAGATCAGACCCGTTATTTCTATTTCAAGACTAACGGTAAAAAGATGACCGACGAAAAAGGTAAGACAATTAATGGCAAGAAATACAGCTTTGATGAATATGGCCGTATGAATGCTGAATGGGTTAACTGGGAAGCTACACCTACCGAGGCAAAAGCAACAAACAGCACTGCTACTGACTCACAGGGAAATGCTAATTACACCAGAGGATTCAGATATTACGGAAGCCCTGAAGATGGCGCCAGAGTAACCAAGGGCTGGTTCCAGGTTGTGCCTGATTCTTATCTGAATAAAGATGATTATGATGATGATGAGACTAACTGGTACTATTCTGATAAAGATGGTAAATTAGTTGCATCTGAAATCAAGACCATTAATGGCAAGAAATATGCGTTTGATTCCTATGGCGTCATGAAGGATGGCCTGGTTGCTATTAAGTTTGTTGGCAACAGTACAACTAACATTGATGATGTTGCAGGTGATGACGACTTAGCAAATTACAACTTTGATACAGAAGATGAATTCAAAGATAATGTATCTGGTTTGTATACGGATGCAAATTACAGAATGTACTATTTTGGAAGCGACAATGACGGTGCTATGAAGACTGGCAAGCAGAATGTCAGCATTGACGGAGATTCTTTCCAGTTCTTATTTAATAAGTCCGGAAGCTCCAAGGGACAGGGTAAATTTGGTGTTGATAGTGACAAATATTACCTTGGAGGCATGCTGTTAAAGGCTGATAAGGACGACAAGTACTCTGTAGTTAAGGCTACAACTGTTGATGGAGAATATACAGAAATCAAACTTCTGACAACAGAGAAGTTCTTGGATGATGTAACTTATGATAAAGTAAGCAAAAACGGATATTCCGAGTATTATGAGGTTGATGCTGCAGATAAAAAAGATGGTAATAAGACTGTAACATATAGACTGGTTAATACCTCTGGTAGTGTTCAGAAGAGCAAGAGCAAGGCAAAAGACGGCGATGATCGTTGCTACAAAGTAGAAAGCAATAAAGTGATCACAGCTGTATTTGTAGAGGATTAATTCATCATTGAATGAAGTGATTTCAGTTGCTTTTCAGGGGCCGCTGTACCATAGTTGAGAAATCAACCTGGGGCAGCGGCCCCGTATTTATGTGGTATTCAATATAAAAATGCCGCTTCCTGACGAAATCACTGTCAGGAAGCGGCATTTCCAGGTTTATAGTGGTTTAATTAGCTGATATACGACTTCAACATCCACAAAAGTTTCTGATATTCGGCCAGATATCCATTAAATTGATCTGCGGTTGCTCCATCGTCATCGTCTTCGGCCAGCTTGACGATTTCCTTTGTATCCCGGATCCAGTATTCTACATCCGAAATCAGGCTTTTAATGGTTTCGTCTGAGGAGATTGGAACGTCCTCCAGCTCTTTTACGGAAGAGAGAGCCAGTGCCTTCTTTAAGCTGGCTACTGGGGAACCGCCCAAAGCCAGCAGCCGCTCCGCTACATCATCCATAATCTGGGCGGTCTGGTCGTACAGCTCTTCCAGCTTTGCATGAAGTGTGAAGAAGCTGCGGCCTTTTACATACCAGTGAAGGTTATGAAGCTTGATATACATGACCTGCTGGTTGGCCAGATACTCATTAAGTTTCTCAAATAAATTCTTGCTCATTACAATCCTCCTTTTCTTAGCCGTTTATAATGTTTTCATAGTTGGAAGCAACCGCCTTCCAATCAACTACATTGAAAAAAGCTTTTATATAGTCAACTCTGAGATTCTTATATTTTAAGTAGTAGGCGTGTTCCCAAACGTCAATGCCAAGAATTGGTACAAAGCCTCCGCCTTCCATGAGGGGGTTATCCTGATTGGCACTGGCGGAAAGGATCAGCTTACCATCCCGGTTTGCCGACAGCCAGCCCCAACCGGATCCAAACTGGCCGGCAGCCAGGCCGCTTAACTGATTCTGAAAGTCAGAAAAACTGCCAAAAGTCTTTTCAAGCGCCTCCTTAAGAGGACCAACAGGCTGCCCACCACCGTTAGGGCTCATGGTGGAAAAATACAGGTTATGATTGTAAAAACCACCGCCATTGTTTCGTATGGCTTTTCTGAGAGCCTCGTCGGAAATGCTGTCAAGGGAGGAGAGGAGGGCGGTAATTTCTTTGTCTTCCACACCGGCCTTCTGAGCAGCGTCATTTAAATTTTTGGTATATGCTGCGTGATGCTTGGAATAATGGGTCTCCATTGTGAGGGCGTCAATATGGGGTTCTAAAGCGTCATATGCGTATGGTAATTGTATTTGATTAAACATAATAATCTCCTTTCGTTTCTAATTATGTTATATTGGAATAGATTCTCTTATCGGCTGGTTAGTTTTAACTAACTACCTTGTAGCTTGATTGTATCTTATGCCTGCAGTTTTGTCAATAGATTTTTTGAAATTAAATTGAAAACAACCATAATATTAATATTTGCAAAGAAATGCTTAAAGATTGAGATTAATATAAGATTCAAACTAAATTAAAAAACAATTGCAATTAATATTTATACATCAAAAACAGGCCGATTTTGATAAAAATTTTCAAATAGGATTAAATATATCTGTTTTTAAATACTGTAAAGCGATTGGTATTCCTTCCTAATATATAGGAAGCAGGACAAATTATTTTCATGACTCCATTTTCTGCGAAGAACCGACCAGATATTACTTTATGGCTGGAGAATTAACATTTATCTACAAAAAACGCCGGAGTACGACTTCAGCCGCGCTCCAGCGTTCTACAGATCTTTTATGATACAGATCACTTTCTAAAAAACGAGTATTAATGTATTTACAAATACAGAAACCAGATATCTTACTTTCCGCTCTTTTTAAACCTGTCCAAGAATTTTTTCTTTTTCGGTGCCGGTGGAACCGCTTTGCCCCGAAGGCTCTTGATCTCGGTTATGTAGATACC from Lacrimispora sphenoides JCM 1415 encodes the following:
- a CDS encoding D-alanine--D-alanine ligase family protein, coding for MDRKTAVILFGGQSSEHIVSCMSVVNVINHINREKYDVVLIGITEEGRWIKTDSVEDIEKGTWKDGPVSAVISPDATMSGVILMDGEKTEIVRVDVVFPVLHGLFGEDGTVQGLLELAGIPYVGCGVLASAISMDKLYTKIVADDLGITQAAYVPVMRHDLKDIEAVAGRVEEKFSYPVFVKPSNAGSSKGVSRAGDRKELMEALAEAANHDRKILVEEMIVGREIECAVFGGGNVPAEASGVGEILAAAEFYDFDAKYNNSDSRTVVDPVLPEGATERVREAAMAIFRAVDGYGLARVDFFVKKDGSVVFNEINTMPGFTAISMYPMLWESTGMNKDQLIDRLLEHAMDRYRI
- the spoIIR gene encoding stage II sporulation protein R yields the protein MKQRHDLFLCITCLLIAFLLTVSDGRQKDEALAARIAPEILRFHVLANSDSTEDQTLKLKVRTMLLNSIYEDLGENASLEETKDFVLTHTDSLERKAEHYMKKLGYNYPAHMELTNCYFPTKTYGDMVFPCGNYEAVRVKIGEGKGRNWWCVLYPPLCFTDSSYAVVPEASKAILKSSIDESDYQIISREAPKIHIRFKLVDLLSKKAEPIVQKPLQSR
- the murI gene encoding glutamate racemase, which translates into the protein MADRNSPIGVFDSGVGGLTVAREIMRQMPDERIVYFGDTARVPYGSKSCSTVIRFTRQIIRFLMTQDVKAIVIACNTATACALEAVEKEVDIPVVGVIHAGARTAIESTKNGKIGIIGTEGTIRSGVYTRVMKEMREDIEVTGKPCPLLVPLVEEGLLHDSVTDEIASRYLSELKGKYIDTLVLGCTHYPLLRSTVGRLMGPEVTLVNPAYETALELKQILDENGLLCGQDSSDLEKYRFYVSDLAEKFTSFAASILPGQVKETKQINIEEY
- a CDS encoding TolC family protein gives rise to the protein MRKWKQISAFCLAAALTVSGPAATVWAGSPEFARTPEEWAKLRDNVMEYDELAGLIREYNVTVQKNQLDINDKKKDDRITSDQNAQYYRDAANDYRNMITGDDPVSDASGAASANRAEVMADNNVEDLQVYQLTYEQEEANLVATAQSSMITYFQQRYELETAKSSLEFLEAAYQSALVKQSAGMATQTDVLGALESVQSTQASIDKLTSSVEETRQKLCVMLGWKYNDTPDILEIPAVNMERIAAMNPDTDKESALGNSYTLKINKRKLENAVGDITKQTLNRTISNNEQNIGSDLTKRYRAVLQAKAAYDQAGAELALESKNMDTAQRKYDLGALSKLDYLKQKNAYDTKNLAIKTAELALFQAVQNYDNALNGLASAGGL
- a CDS encoding TolC family protein, which translates into the protein MRKKGYLSACMAVTLALTAALPVYGAAGPGSTGTAIPDGMTEETWNRLNDQTIEFDELSNLVRYFNPDVQNIADSAGNELSNQQYVYDEMRQYIRDLNDDAQAMKDSGATGSDEGMMIYLALKGTAKGLSSNAEKLNNGLKRIDLGVKKNVDRYSKTFSSAADQIMIGYNSALANRAMVQKALDLSISGYEAQSISLKQGLATEADVLAANKGVLAAQAALDQLDNTIDGLKRSLCLMTGYPADGSVQIGEIPQLDLSVIGALDLAADTAKAIGNNYDLIDSRRGASNKTTTGMKNKEASISEGEQNLTVTMQSYYQEILQSKAAYDAASTAYEKAVLEKQKADRSYQLGMLSKINYLQAQMAFSQAEGEKQTAYNTLYQAYSTYQWAVNGIVTASEQ
- a CDS encoding DUF1934 domain-containing protein; protein product: MTRDVLISISGMQIAEDDSNSVEMITAGDYFLKNGKHYILYDEIQEDTGGVTKNTIKIHQSGLDIIKRGSSSVHMTFEKDKKNMSCYATPIGELMIGINTKDIQIHEEEDSLKVRVAYSLDINYQHVSECNIVLDIHSKSTVDFRLLN